Proteins from a genomic interval of Terriglobia bacterium:
- a CDS encoding alpha/beta hydrolase codes for MRVSAATCLALIFLNKSLKEVALMNFVDSFDGVRIVYTSHGDGLPALIFIHGGLADRTHWSNQIEFFGDRHKVIALDLAGHGESGCSRAAWSMQAFGGDVVAVLEAEKVSRAVLIGNSLGGPVAAEAALLAPERVIGIVAVDTFHEFNLHVDAAEVKARAEEFRSDFAGSVKKMVAMLFHTDADPALMSEVEGRLSRTSPEAVWGMFQAFSGYDLAASVRGLKVPIRCINGDLFPMKIESNRLLYADFDAVVLPHTGHYPMLECPEEFNRRLTAILADWSRHR; via the coding sequence ATGCGCGTAAGCGCGGCGACTTGTCTGGCGTTGATCTTCCTCAACAAGTCTCTGAAGGAGGTTGCCTTGATGAACTTTGTTGATTCGTTCGACGGAGTAAGAATAGTTTACACATCACACGGAGACGGCCTGCCGGCACTGATATTCATTCACGGGGGACTCGCGGATCGCACGCATTGGTCCAATCAGATCGAATTTTTCGGGGATCGTCACAAAGTCATTGCGCTTGACCTGGCAGGGCATGGCGAATCCGGCTGCAGCCGCGCTGCATGGAGCATGCAGGCGTTCGGCGGTGATGTGGTGGCCGTGCTCGAAGCTGAGAAGGTGAGCCGGGCGGTGCTCATCGGCAATTCACTGGGGGGCCCCGTGGCTGCTGAAGCGGCCCTGCTGGCGCCGGAGCGCGTCATAGGCATCGTGGCGGTGGACACGTTCCACGAATTCAACCTGCACGTCGATGCGGCCGAAGTGAAAGCGCGTGCCGAGGAGTTCCGCAGCGATTTCGCCGGCTCCGTGAAGAAGATGGTGGCAATGCTGTTTCACACCGACGCCGATCCGGCTCTGATGAGCGAGGTCGAGGGGCGCCTCTCCAGAACATCCCCGGAGGCCGTGTGGGGCATGTTTCAAGCCTTTTCCGGCTATGATCTGGCCGCTTCCGTGCGCGGATTGAAGGTGCCCATCCGCTGCATCAACGGTGATCTCTTCCCGATGAAAATCGAATCGAACCGGCTTCTCTATGCCGACTTCGACGCCGTAGTACTGCCGCATACGGGCCACTACCCCATGCTCGAGTGTCCCGAAGAGTTCAATCGCCGTCTCACTGCAATCCTCGCGGACTGGTCACGTCACCGCTGA
- a CDS encoding GntR family transcriptional regulator, producing MNLMIQVNPQDAIPLWKQIEERFRRLVASRALLPGSPIPSVRDLARELRINPATVVRAYQRLTEDGILNVRRGEGTFVADTPPAMRKIERARLLRESALRYVSLAATIGATEEEAAVEVEAAWQSLVCAQGGGGK from the coding sequence ATGAACCTGATGATTCAAGTGAATCCGCAGGATGCGATACCGCTCTGGAAGCAGATCGAGGAGAGGTTCCGCCGGCTCGTTGCCTCCCGGGCTCTGCTTCCCGGTTCCCCGATTCCTTCCGTGCGCGATCTTGCACGGGAACTGCGCATCAATCCGGCAACCGTAGTTCGAGCCTACCAGCGACTCACCGAGGATGGCATCCTGAATGTCCGGCGTGGCGAGGGAACCTTTGTCGCGGACACCCCGCCGGCGATGCGAAAGATCGAAAGAGCTCGATTGCTCCGCGAGAGCGCGCTGCGCTATGTGAGCCTCGCGGCAACCATCGGCGCAACGGAAGAAGAGGCGGCAGTTGAGGTTGAAGCCGCATGGCAAAGCCTGGTTTGCGCACAGGGAGGAGGCGGGAAGTGA
- a CDS encoding ABC transporter ATP-binding protein: MKAEDAVVRVENLTVRYGSKTACADISLAIPRGSVYALLGRNAAGKSSLVRCLVGQQKPQSGGAFLFGRQVWSNRTQAMKKVGVVPEEPDAPPEMTAKQLAAFCSRLYLGWDHESFAARLTRFRIPWNDPFKNLSKGQKAMLLFSLALAPHPELLVLDDPTVGLDAVARKATLEDLVGDLADRAPTVLVATHDLQGIEGIADRVGILKEGRLLLNTQLEDLKSRYRKIRYLRKSDRAVTTPCAELESFAAVNVRWSSTGVETVVSDFDENRFERFRCSNEGHEAEASPMSLEEIFVAVAGEETGGAS; the protein is encoded by the coding sequence GTGAAAGCGGAAGACGCTGTGGTGCGTGTTGAGAATCTCACAGTCCGATACGGCAGCAAAACCGCGTGTGCGGACATTTCTCTCGCGATCCCGCGAGGATCGGTCTACGCGCTGTTGGGGCGCAACGCCGCGGGCAAATCTTCCCTTGTGCGTTGCCTCGTCGGCCAGCAGAAACCGCAGTCGGGCGGCGCGTTCCTTTTCGGAAGACAAGTGTGGAGCAACCGCACCCAGGCGATGAAAAAGGTGGGAGTGGTGCCGGAAGAGCCCGATGCGCCTCCTGAAATGACAGCGAAGCAGCTCGCGGCCTTTTGCTCCCGCCTCTACCTTGGCTGGGACCATGAATCGTTTGCGGCGCGCCTCACACGTTTCCGGATCCCCTGGAATGACCCTTTCAAGAATCTCTCCAAAGGACAGAAAGCGATGCTCCTCTTCTCGCTTGCCCTTGCTCCCCACCCGGAGCTCCTGGTGCTGGATGATCCGACGGTCGGGCTGGATGCCGTGGCGCGGAAAGCAACCCTCGAGGATCTGGTGGGCGACTTGGCCGACCGGGCGCCTACGGTCCTGGTGGCGACCCACGATCTGCAGGGAATCGAGGGAATTGCTGACCGGGTGGGAATCCTCAAGGAAGGCCGGCTGTTACTGAACACACAGTTGGAAGATCTGAAGTCGCGGTATCGCAAGATCAGATACCTGAGGAAAAGCGACCGGGCCGTGACCACGCCATGTGCGGAGCTGGAATCATTTGCAGCTGTCAATGTGCGCTGGAGCAGCACGGGTGTCGAAACCGTAGTTTCGGATTTTGACGAAAACAGGTTCGAGCGATTCCGTTGCTCCAACGAAGGCCACGAGGCGGAAGCCTCGCCGATGTCTCTCGAGGAGATTTTCGTTGCCGTAGCCGGAGAAGAAACGGGGGGCGCATCATGA
- a CDS encoding amidophosphoribosyltransferase: MGGLFGVASRDDCVTDLFFGTDYHSHLGTCRGGLAVMNSGSIARYIHDISNAQFRSKFGDDIQKMQGRSGIGIISDYEDQPLIIGSHLGVYAIVTVGVVGNARELMGQAYLQKAHFSEMSGGEINPTELIATLINQEATFEDGIERALATIRGSCSLLLLTDRGIYAGRDRLGRTPVVIGRRNGACAVTSETCAFPNLGYEIERYLGPGEVVLVKEDGIETKKAPGKRLQICSFLWVYYGYPASCYEGINVEATRYRCGAALARNDTVQVDCVAGIPDSGVAHAIGYANTAGVPYVRPYVKYTPTWPRSFMPVDQRVRDLVARMKLIPVRELIEGKRILFAEDSIVRGTQLQDTIRRLYDCGAHEVHMRPACPPLVFGCKFLNFSRSRSELDLAGRKAVRELEGSSDAHLEQYSNPDSGKYCAMVERIRARLHLTTLQYQKLDDLVAAIGLPKEKLCTYCWDGAE; encoded by the coding sequence ATGGGCGGTTTGTTTGGGGTCGCCTCCAGAGACGATTGCGTCACGGATCTGTTTTTCGGCACGGACTACCATTCTCACCTGGGAACTTGCCGCGGCGGGCTCGCAGTCATGAACAGCGGCAGCATCGCCCGCTACATCCACGATATCAGCAACGCCCAGTTCCGCTCGAAGTTCGGGGACGACATACAGAAGATGCAAGGCCGCAGCGGTATCGGCATTATCAGCGATTATGAAGACCAGCCGCTTATCATCGGCTCGCATCTCGGTGTGTATGCCATCGTAACGGTAGGGGTGGTCGGCAATGCGCGGGAGCTGATGGGTCAGGCTTACCTCCAGAAGGCGCACTTCTCCGAAATGAGCGGTGGCGAGATCAATCCGACCGAACTGATTGCCACCCTCATCAACCAGGAGGCCACGTTTGAAGACGGCATCGAGCGCGCACTCGCGACCATCCGAGGATCGTGCTCCCTGCTGCTGCTAACCGACCGCGGTATTTACGCCGGCAGGGACCGGCTCGGACGCACCCCCGTCGTCATCGGCCGGAGAAACGGGGCTTGCGCGGTGACATCCGAGACCTGTGCCTTCCCGAACCTGGGATACGAGATCGAGCGCTATCTGGGCCCCGGCGAGGTCGTGCTCGTTAAGGAAGACGGGATTGAGACCAAGAAGGCGCCGGGCAAGAGGCTGCAGATCTGCTCGTTTCTATGGGTCTACTACGGCTACCCCGCGTCGTGCTACGAGGGCATCAATGTGGAGGCGACCCGCTACCGCTGCGGCGCCGCACTCGCGCGCAACGACACTGTGCAGGTGGACTGCGTGGCAGGCATTCCGGATTCGGGTGTGGCTCACGCCATCGGCTACGCGAACACGGCAGGCGTTCCCTACGTGCGCCCTTATGTCAAATATACGCCGACCTGGCCGCGCAGCTTCATGCCCGTCGACCAGCGCGTGCGCGACCTTGTGGCCCGCATGAAGCTCATCCCGGTGCGGGAGCTGATCGAAGGCAAGCGAATCCTCTTCGCCGAAGACTCCATCGTCCGCGGCACGCAGCTCCAGGATACCATCCGGCGCCTTTACGACTGCGGCGCGCACGAAGTCCATATGCGGCCTGCCTGCCCGCCGCTCGTGTTCGGATGCAAGTTCCTGAATTTTTCACGCTCGCGTTCGGAGTTGGACCTGGCGGGACGCAAGGCCGTCAGAGAGCTCGAAGGGAGCAGCGATGCCCATCTGGAGCAGTACTCCAATCCGGACAGCGGCAAATATTGTGCCATGGTGGAGCGCATCCGCGCGCGACTCCACCTGACCACGCTCCAATATCAAAAACTCGATGACCTCGTGGCTGCAATCGGCCTCCCCAAGGAGAAACTCTGCACTTATTGCTGGGATGGAGCCGAATGA